A single region of the Vicia villosa cultivar HV-30 ecotype Madison, WI linkage group LG4, Vvil1.0, whole genome shotgun sequence genome encodes:
- the LOC131598195 gene encoding uncharacterized protein LOC131598195 codes for MAGNSSTATSFVNMEDFVIIKRFNVNIRPPRAPNILEVIWKPPPKEWIKINCDGAAISSGLAGCGGIVRNSDGIFLGAFASGLGEANSLTAELYGAILAIEFAFARNWNNIWLETDSTAVVKAFNSPLKVPWHIRNRWLNCIDIITKWNFMVSHIFREGNSCADALATHGLSLPDYALFSSIPPFLRADFVKNRLGMPFFRFVSS; via the coding sequence ATGGCGGGGAACAGTTCTACTGCTACCTCTTTTGTTAATATGGAAGATTTTGTTATTATCAAGAGGTTTAATGTTAATATTCGTCCGCCTAGAGCGCCAAACATTTTGGAGGTTATTTGGAAACCCCCTCCTAAAGAGTGGATTAAAATTAACTGTGACGGCGCTGCTATTTCTTCGGGTCTTGCTGGTTGTGGAGGTATAGTTAGAAACAGTGATGGTATTTTTTTGGGAGCCTTCGCTTCTGGTTTGGGTGAAGCCAACTCTCTCACGGCCGAACTCTATGGTGCTATTCTTGCAATTGAGTTCGCCTTTGCGAGAAATTGGAATAACATTTGGTTGGAGACGGACTCGACAGCAGTTGTCAAGGCTTTCAACTCTCCGCTCAAAGTTCCTTGGCATATTAGGAATAGATGGTTGAATTGTATAGATATAATTACTAAATGGAATTTTATGGTTTCGCATATTTTTAGGGAAGGCAACAGTTGTGCAGATGCCCTCGCTACTCATGGGCTATCTTTACCTGACTATGCTCTTTTTTCCTCTAttcctcctttcttaagggctgATTTTGTTAAGAACCGGTTAGGTATGCCGTTCTTTAGATTTGTATCTTCTTGA